From one Longimicrobium sp. genomic stretch:
- a CDS encoding C4-type zinc ribbon domain-containing protein has protein sequence MHPHLEVLLEIQDLKTQRRELEQAGADREVQESVFGLSADEAVRQIELKIDEMVDSLPPPVRSRYTRMSAKHPRTVVPVIRGTCYGCFVQVPTALASDADRNEEIRSCQSCGRFLYLID, from the coding sequence ATGCATCCTCACCTGGAAGTCCTGCTGGAGATTCAGGACCTCAAGACGCAGCGCCGCGAGCTGGAGCAGGCCGGCGCCGATCGCGAGGTCCAGGAATCGGTCTTCGGCCTGAGCGCCGACGAGGCCGTCCGCCAGATCGAGCTGAAGATCGACGAGATGGTGGATTCGCTGCCGCCCCCGGTGCGCAGCCGCTACACGCGGATGAGCGCCAAGCACCCCCGCACGGTGGTGCCGGTGATCCGCGGCACGTGCTACGGCTGCTTCGTGCAGGTGCCGACGGCCCTGGCCTCGGACGCCGACCGCAACGAAGAGATCCGCTCCTGCCAGAGCTGCGGCCGCTTCCTGTACCTGATCGACTGA
- a CDS encoding HNH endonuclease produces MGCLALNASYEPLTILPVERALRLVFDRKAEVLEADDRRIYRSAKERVAAPLVIRLKRFVHVPRKFRRQVTNTFLFARDGYRCMYCGRTKTQLRGREFLTRDHVLPLSRGGLNTWDNVATACSGCNNRKASHLPEECGMHLMQTPSEPNYVELVWAVRRVTRVQAKYIGMFYGDEVLDALIRHADDEHEPKGPAAEHEPVRHLALVS; encoded by the coding sequence ATGGGGTGTCTGGCACTGAACGCATCGTACGAACCGCTGACCATTCTGCCGGTTGAACGAGCCCTCAGGCTGGTGTTCGATCGCAAGGCCGAAGTGCTCGAGGCGGACGACCGGCGCATCTACCGTTCGGCCAAGGAGCGCGTCGCGGCGCCCCTCGTCATCCGGCTGAAGCGGTTCGTGCACGTGCCGCGCAAGTTCCGCCGCCAGGTGACCAACACCTTCCTGTTCGCGCGCGACGGCTACCGCTGCATGTACTGCGGGCGCACGAAGACGCAGCTTCGCGGGCGCGAGTTCCTTACGCGCGACCACGTGCTGCCGCTTTCGCGCGGCGGGCTGAACACGTGGGACAACGTGGCCACGGCCTGCTCGGGCTGCAACAACCGCAAGGCCAGCCACCTGCCGGAAGAGTGCGGAATGCACCTGATGCAGACGCCCTCCGAGCCCAACTACGTGGAGCTGGTGTGGGCGGTGCGCCGGGTGACCCGCGTGCAGGCGAAGTACATTGGCATGTTCTACGGTGACGAGGTGCTCGACGCCCTCATCCGCCACGCCGACGACGAGCACGAGCCGAAAGGCCCCGCCGCGGAGCACGAACCCGTGCGCCACCTGGCGCTGGTGTCGTAA